In Carassius carassius chromosome 5, fCarCar2.1, whole genome shotgun sequence, one genomic interval encodes:
- the cldn26 gene encoding putative claudin-24: MVLFTTKFVQRASLFVSFGGLVTTFVTTFLPLWKTMNSDLNEMENWYEGLWHMCIYTEEVGIHCKAFESFLALPLDTLASRVFMCISIATGFLGVAAAFFGLQGVEIGTGRERMKRTLLILGGVFIVVSGITTLAAVSLMAYIMVVKFWDENLPDVMPRWEYGEAMFSAWFAGLLLVVGGAFLFVAVCMGDHEAKLQSKILARNREQHPRTQHYRKTEII; encoded by the coding sequence ATGGTGCTGTTCACCACTAAGTTTGTCCAGAGAGCTTCACTCTTTGTGTCCTTCGGAGGTTTAGTCACAACCTTTGTTACAACCTTCCTGCCACTATGGAAGACGATGAACTCGGATCTGAATGAGATGGAGAACTGGTATGAGGGTCTCTGGCACATGTGTATCTACACAGAGGAAGTTGGCATTCACTGCAAAGCCTTTGAGTCTTTTTTAGCCCTTCCATTAGACACTTTAGCTTCACGGGTTTTCATGTGCATTTCCATCGCGACGGGATTCCTTGGTGTGGCGGCTGCTTTTTTCGGACTCCAAGGTGTTGAGATTGGAACCGGGCGGGAGAGGATGAAGAGGACCCTGCTCATCCTTGGTGGAGTGTTTATTGTTGTATCAGGGATCACGACCCTTGCAGCTGTTTCACTAATGGCGTACATAATGGTAGTGAAGTTCTGGGATGAGAATCTTCCGGATGTGATGCCCAGATGGGAGTATGGAGAGGCCATGTTTTCTGCCTGGTTTGCTGGACTTCTGTTAGTTGTTGGAGGGGCTTTTCTTTTTGTTGCTGTTTGCATGGGCGATCATGAAGCAAAGTTGCAGAGTAAAATTCTTGCTCGCAATCGAGAACAACACCCGAGAACTCAGCATTACAGAAAGACGGAAATCATATAG
- the lztr1 gene encoding leucine-zipper-like transcriptional regulator 1 — protein MTWFPGAMSCKSKVAPSVEFDHSCSDSVEYLTLNFGPFETVHRWRRLPPCDEFVGARRSKHTVVAYRDAIYVFGGDNGKNMLNDLLRFDVKDCSWCRAFTTGTPPAPRYHHSAVVYGSSMFVFGGYTGDIYSNSNLKNKNDLFEYKFATGQWTEWKVEGRLVARSAHGATVYNDKLWIFAGYDGNARLNDMWTISLQDREQAYWEEIEQSGEIPPSCCNFPVAVCQDKMFVFSGQSGAKITNNLFQFEFKGHIWTRIPTEHLLRGSPPPPQRRYGHTMVAFDRHLYVFGGAADNTLPNELHCYDVDSQTWEVIQPSTDSEMPSGRLFHAAAVIHDAMYIFGGTVDNNVRSGEMYRFQFSCYPKCTLHEDYGKLWENRQFCDVEFILGEREEKVLGHIAIVTARCKWLRKKILQARDRQKQKSKLECNEESEESGSGSQKDSSGRSSRGPPLLEVSIREADAQPFEVLMQFLYTDKIQYPRRGHVQDVLLIMDVYKLALSFKLSRLEQLCVQYIEASVDLQNVLSVCENANKLQLDQLKEHCLNFVVKESHFNQVIMTKEFEHLSTQLIVEIVRRKQQPPPRVYSDQPVDIGTSLVQDMKAYLEGAGHEFCDIILLLDGHPRPAHKAILAARSGYFEAMFRSFMPEDGQVNISIGEMVPSTQAFESMLRYIYYGDVNMPPEDSLYLFAAPYYYGFSNNRLQAYCKQNLEMNVTVENVLQILEAADKTQALDMKKHCLHIIVHQFTKVSKLPNLRSLSQPLLLDIIDSLASHISDKQCTEMSSDI, from the exons ATGACATGGTTTCCTGGAGCCATGTCTTGTAAATCCAAAGTGGCTCCCAGTGTTGAATTTGACCACAGCTGCTCTGACAGTGTTGAGTATCTGACGCTCAACTTCGGGCCTTTTGAGACCGTCCACCGCTGGAGGAGGCTGCCACCGTGTGATGAGTTTGTGGGTGCAAG GCGTAGCAAACACACTGTTGTGGCATACAGAGATGCCATCTATGTCTTTGGAGGAGACAATGG CAAGAACATGCTTAATGACTTGTTGCGGTTTGACGTGAAGGACTGCTCATGGTGTCG GGCATTTACAACTGGCACCCCACCAGCGCCAAGATACCACCACTCTGCTGTTGTGTATGGAAGCAGCATGTTTGTGTTTG GTGGCTACACTGGAGACATCTATTCAAACTCTaacttgaaaaacaaaaatgatcTATTCGAGTACAAGTTTGCCACCGGACAGTGGACTGAATGGAAGGTGGAGGGACG TCTGGTAGCCAGATCAGCTCATGGAGCGACGGTCTATAATGACAAACTGTGGATTTTTGCTGGATATGATGGAAATGCCAG GCTAAATGACATGTGGACCATCAGTCTTCAGGATCGTGAGCAGGCATACTGGGAAGAG ATTGAACAAAGTGGTGAAATCCCACCTTCCTGTTGTAACTTCCCAGTAGCTGTATGTCAGGATAAGATGTTTGTCTTCTCCGGCCAAAGTGGAGCCAAGATCACCAACAACCTCTTTCAGTTTGAATTCAAAGGCCACAT atGGACCCGTATTCCAACTGAGCACTTGCTGCGTGGCTCCCCTCCGCCCCCCCAGAGACGCTACGGACACACCATGGTGGCGTTTGACCGTCACCTGTATGTGTTTGGAGGGGCGGCAGACAACACTTTACCCAATGAACTGCACTGCTATGATGTAGACTCACAGACATGGGAGGTCATTCAGCCCAGCACAGACAGCGAG ATGCCAAGTGGGAGACTGTTCCATGCAGCGGCTGttatccatgatgccatgtacaTCTTTGGGGGGACCGTGGACAATAATGTGCGCAGTGGAGAAATGTACAGATTTCAG TTTTCTTGTTATCCAAAGTGCACACTTCATGAGGACTATGGCAAACTGTGGGAAAACCGTCAGTTCTGTGATGTAGAGTTTATCTTGGGGGAG AGAGAGGAGAAGGTCCTGGGTCATATTGCCATTGTAACAGCTCGCTGTAAGTGGCTCCGTAAGAAGATTCTACAGGCAAGAGATCGACAGAAACAG AAGAGTAAACTGGAATGCAATGAGGAGAGTGAGGAGTCTGGCTCAGGCAGTCAGAAGGACAGCTCTGGAAGGTCCTCGAGGGGTCCTCCTTTATTGGAAGTGTCAATCAGAGAGGCAGACGCGCAACCATTTGAGGTTTTAATGCAGTTCCTGTACACTGACAAGATACAGTACCCACGTAGAG GTCATGTCCAGGATGTGCTGTTGATCATGGACGTTTATAAACTCGCTCTGAGTTTTAAACTGTCCAGACTGGAGCAGCTCTGTGTGCAGTACATTGAAGCATCCGTCGATCTTCAGAACGTCCTGAGTGTGTGTGAAAACGCAAACAAACTTCAGCTGGACCAGCTCAAG GAACACTGCCTGAACTTTGTGGTGAAGGAGAGTCACTTCAACCAGGTGATCATGACCAAAGAGTTTGAGCACCTGTCCACTCAGCTGATTGTGGAGATAGTGAGACGCAaacagcagcctcctcccagagTCTATTCGGATCAGCCGGTGGATATAG GCACATCTCTGGTGCAGGACATGAAGGCTTATCTGGAGGGGGCGGGCCATGAGTTCTGTGACATCATCCTTTTGCTAGATGGTCATCCGCGCCCTGCACATAAGGCCATACTTGCTGCTCGCTCCGG TTATTTTGAGGCCATGTTCCGCTCCTTCATGCCAGAGGACGGGCAGGTGAACATTTCGATAGGTGAGATGGTTCCTAGTACACAGGCCTTTGAGTCCATGCTGCGCTACATTTATTATGGGGATGTCAACATGCCTCCAGAGGACTCGCT ATACCTGTTTGCAGCACCTTATTACTATGGTTTCTCCAACAACAGACTTCAGGCCTACTGCAAGCAAAATCTAGAGATGAACGTTACTGTAGAAAATGTCTTACAG ATCTTGGAAGCGGCTGATAAGACTCAAGCTCTGGATATGAAGAAACACTGCCTGCATATTATTGTCCATCAGTTCACCAAG GTGTCCAAGCTCCCCAACCTGCGATCGCTCAGCCAACCGCTACTGTTGGACATCATTGACTCGCTGGCATCCCACATATCAGACAAACAGTGCACTGAGATGAGCTCTGACATATAG